In one Lolium rigidum isolate FL_2022 chromosome 3, APGP_CSIRO_Lrig_0.1, whole genome shotgun sequence genomic region, the following are encoded:
- the LOC124700861 gene encoding AAA-ATPase At3g28580-like — protein MRAMESSAGGLLGGLNSGVVLSLIAVLWTVVWQNLQHLQLQHFFKRHIGRHARRLSALVDPYLSVTVAEYDGGGRMRRADAYEEVKAYLADTTSRDARHLRSEGAKDADRLVLSMVDGEEVADVLLPEEGGGTVFWWAYSKPPPGQQQDRRWGGGGSGGDQENHRFYRLFFLDRHRDVVLNTYLPRVRREGRAVMVKNRRRKLSTNISTHQFTDAGFMRSSWTHVPFEHPKTFATLAMDPAKKKEIVDDLDTFKNGKDYYARVGKAWKRGYLLHGPPGTGKSAMIAAMANHLDYDIYDIELTSVSSNTELRRLFIETTSKSIIVIEDIDCSLDLTGTRTKKTDDKPPKVDGDGRKGAAADTSSKVTLSGLLNFIDGLWSACGGERIIVFTTNHLEKLDPALIRRGRMDKHIEMSYCGAPAFEFLARTYLGVEEHELFADVGALLQEVDMTPADVAENLTPKSADDDADSCLRGLVAALEKAKEDKRPTDEARTSSRMKKTGEW, from the coding sequence ATGCGAGCGATGGAGTCCTCGGCGGGGGGCCTCTTGGGCGGGCTCAACTCCGGCGTGGTGCTCAGCCTGATCGCCGTGCTGTGGACGGTGGTGTGGCAGAACCTGCAGCACCTGCAGCTGCAGCACTTCTTCAAGCGCCACATCGGCCGgcacgcgcgccgcctctccgccctcGTCGACCCCTACCTCTCCGTCACCGTCGCCGAGTACGACGGCGGGGGCCGGATGCGCCGCGCCGATGCGTACGAGGAGGTCAAGGCCTACCTCGCCGACACCACCTCCCGCGACGCGCGCCACCTCCGCTCCGAGGGCGCCAAGGACGCCGACCGCCTCGTGCTCAGCATGGTCGACGGCGAGGAGGTcgccgacgtcctcctccccgaggAGGGCGGCGGCACCGTCTTCTGGTGGGCCTACTCCAAGCCTCCGCCCGGCCAGCAGCAGGACCGACGgtggggaggcggcggcagcggtggcgACCAGGAGAACCACCGCTTCTACCGGCTCTTCTTCCTCGACCGCCACCGCGACGTCGTCCTCAACACCTACCTCCCGCGCGTCCGCCGCGAGGGCCGCGCCGTCATGGTCAAGAACCGCCGCAGGAAGCTCTCCACCAACATCTCCACCCACCAGTTCACTGACGCCGGCTTCATGCGCTCCTCCTGGACGCACGTGCCGTTCGAGCACCCCAAGACATTCGCGACGCTCGCCATGGACCCGGCTAAGAAGAAAGAGATCGTGGACGACCTCGACACGTTCAAGAACGGGAAGGACTACTACGCGCGCGTCGGCAAGGCGTGGAAGCGCGGGTACCTCCTCCACGGCCCACCCGGGACGGGCAAGTCGGCCATGATCGCCGCCATGGCCAACCACCTCGACTACGACATCTACGACATCGAGCTCACCTCCGTCAGCTCCAACACCGAGCTCCGCAGGCTCTTCATCGAGACCACCAGCAAGTCCATCATCGTCATCGAGGACATCGACTGCTCCCTCGACCTCACCGGCACCCGCACCAAGAAAACCGACGACAAGCCGCCCAAGGTGGACGGTGATGGCAGGAAGGGGGCCGCAGCCGACACCAGCAGCAAGGTGACGCTCTCCGGCCTGCTGAACTTCATCGACGGGCTCTggtcggcgtgcggcggcgagCGGATCATCGTGTTCACCACCAACCACCTCGAGAAGCTGGACCCGGCGCTCATCCGAAGGGGCCGGATGGACAAGCACATTGAGATGTCCTACTGCGGCGCCCCAGCCTTCGAGTTCCTTGCCAGAACCTACCTCGGCGTGGAGGAGCACGAGCTGTTCGCCGACGTCGGTGCTCTGCTGCAGGAGGTGGACATGACCCCGGCCGACGTCGCCGAGAACCTCACTCCCAAGagcgccgacgacgacgccgactcgTGCCTCCGAGGGCTGGTGGCGGCGCTGGAGAAGGCCAAGGAGGACAAAAGGCCAACGGACGAGGCAAGGACAAGCAGCCGGATGAAGAAGACGGGGGAGTGGTGA